AAAAATCTTTTAAATACGTTCTGTTAGCAAGTTTTTTTTGGAAAGTTTAGAGATAATACTTATTATTTAGCCAAGTGTTTTTGTTTTACGGTGGATTACTTCTTCTCCACTTGCCTTTTGCATAATATCGAATAACCACTGATAATATACTAGGTATAGTTTGGAACAATTTAATTCCAATATATATTTTAATTTCATATACTATATTTTCATTGCTAAAAAAATATGAATTCCTAGAATCGATGGAAATGAGCAAAATAATATCCGAAATTTCTATATTTCTAAAAGACCGATTTGATCTCAGTTCTGACAAGGAAACAGATCGAAAAACAATTGAAGCGATTCGAAAAGGTGTTGAATTCAAAGGAACCAATCTGTGGGTTTTGATTTTTGCAATTTTTATTGCCTCCATTGGTTTAAATGTAAATTCAACTGCTGTCATAATAGGAGCTATGCTTATTTCTCCATTGATGGGTCCTATTATGGGTGTAGGTCTTGGAGTTGGGATCAATGACTTTGAACTTATCAAAAGAGCTTTCAAAAATTTATCCTTTGCAGTTTTTATTAGTGTAACTACATCTACAATTTATTTTTTTGTGACTCCGCTTGAGGAAGCCCAATCGGAATTACTTGCAAGGACTACGCCTACAATTTGGGATGTTATGATTGCTTTAATGGGAGGACTTGCGGGAATAGTCGCTATTACCCGGAAGGATAAAGGCAATGCAATTCCGGGTGTTGCTATTGCTACAGCATTGATGCCACCTCTTTGTACCGCAGGTTACGGAATATCTACGGGTAATATTTATTATTTCCTAGGTGCCTTTTATTTATTTTTTATTAACAGTGTATTTATTAGTTTTTCTACGTTTTTGATCATTCGATTTCTTAAATTTCCAAAAATATCATTTATCGACAGTGTTACTGAGAAAAAATTTAAGTCTTACATTTACTCGATTGTTTTTCTTGCTACTGTCCCAAGTATATATCTTGGTTATAAAATTGTTCAAAAAAGTGTATTCGAATCTCGTGCAAATAAGTATATAACACATGAATTTGTTTTTCCTAAAACTCAGCTTGTTACGAAAAATGTTTCTTTTGAAAAAAGAAATATTGAAGTTTTATTAATCGGCGAAATTATACAAGAGGAATCATTAACTACCTTAAAAAATAAACTGAAAGATTACAATCTTTCTGATACAAATATTATGGTGAAACAAGGATTAAATGGATCTTCCCAATCCGATATGAGTATATTAAAATCAAGTATCCTCGAAGAAATTTACAAAAAGAATTCTGAGAAATTAGAAAATAAGGACAAACAAATTATTTTTTTAGAAGAAGAGTTACTTAAATTTAAAAAACATAGAGAGTCTATAGAAGATCTCGCGAACGAGTTAAATGCTCAGTATCCGAATTTAATTTCTTTTACGATTGGAAATGCGACTAGTATCAATGTTCGAAGTTCAGAAAAAAAACAGCCAGTTATTATACTTGGAAAATTTAAAAATAGAATTAATTCTACTGAGAAGAAAAAAATATTACTTTGGCTCAAAGCAAGACTCAAAGAAGAAGATATCAAGTTGATTTTAGAATAAATATTTCATTCTAAAATGGATTAAGGAAGAAAATACTTTAGTTCCTTTATTAGGATAACTTCTCCCATTTTTTCAATTATATTATTCTCTTCCAGTTCTTCCAATATTGAGAGTAGATTATCTTTATTTATTTCTTCAATGGATGAAATAAAACGATAAAGTTCGTCGGTAAAAAAAGAAAGTTTTTGCGGGTCAATATGCCCATAGCCATATTTTTTTCTTAAAAACTTTTCCATATAGGATTTAAAGATTGGATCGAATTCATTTGTGTTTTGTGGGGAAAGTGAATTAGTAAGACTAACAATCCTTTGCCCCATTGCTTTAATGACTGCCATCATAAAATCAGAATTTTGTATCATTAGTTCATAGACTATTTTATCTTCTAATTTGATAACAAAGGTATCTTCCGTTGCTCGTGCATTTGTAATTCGAACTGCTTGTGGAGTTAGAGCTAATTCTCCAAATACATCTCCGGCACCCAATACGGCTAAAATTCTTTTAGTTCCATCGAGTCTTTTGGATAACACGACTTTACCGGATAAAATATAAAATAAGGAGAGGGCTTCATCCCCCTCTAAAAAAATGAGATCATTTTTTGAATAAAATACTTTGAATTTATTTAAGACATTTGCGTCCATGCTTACCAGAAGCCTGTTATCTGTAAATTTTACAAAAACTATTTAAGGCGAACGAAAAAAATATTTACTATTGATTAACTCACCTTACGATATCGCTATTAATTCATTAGCAGTTTCTAATATTCTAAAGATTGTCCTTTTTTCCACAAATTATCAATTTTGCGAAAGGTGACTGATTAAGTTATTATGGAAGCGAGTCTCTCTATCAATCCCAGATAAATAACCAGCGGATACCAACGTATGCCGCATAGAACACCCAGCCAAGTGGACCTTTTCGTTCTCTTTCTACCAAGTATACATTGATTTTTGAATATTGAACCATATTTTGATAAAGGTTCATTTTGCCCTTTAAGGTATCAATTTCATTTGTGATTCGATGTAGTTCTTGTTCTACTTTGACTGACTCTTCTACTGTTTTTGCTTTTGACAACAAATCTAAGTAACGTTTTTGAAATTTTTCTGCGTTCTCTAATCGAATTTTCGTATCATAATACGCTTCCGTAATATCTTCAGAGGTTACTTGTTCGTAAACCACATTTCCAATTTGTTTTAACTCTACGATCATCTCAAAAAAATTATCTCCGGGAACTTTGAAATAGAGTGAGTTTAATGTTTTACTGATAATAACTCCTTCTTTAGTTTGGATCAATTTTGTGAGACTTTGCATTATTTCTGTCATTTTGTGTTTTTCGACTTCCATATTTAGAGAAGCGGAATACGTTACAATGCGAGGCTGATTTTTATTATCCACTCCTCCTCGAAAATCACCAGCACTACTTTTGGAACTTACTGAACTTGATTCTCTACTTGCCATTGCCCTTTTTTCTTGCGATGAACATGAGAATAGGAAAATTAGAGTTAGTATGTAAAATATAGTTTTCATAGTATTATTTACCGTTTTATTTTTCATAGATTGATAGAGATTTATAGGATTTATTTTCGTTATTGTCAAGGAAGGTAATAATTTCTGTCCTGACACCTTTTTCAATATTAAATACGATACTGTCTGATACCTCGCGGCAAATATAGAGTCCCCGCCCGTGTGAGTCACTGATTCCAGGAGGTAGACCAGTAGTTTCGTCAATATTGATATGTCTGTCTAAACGATTTAGAATTTCTTCTTTTTTTAAAGAACCAAATTTATCCCTTGTGACAATGATAAATGTTTTATTGTAAATTCCGTAGCCAATTTCAAAATAATCGCTTTCGGATAATTCAATTTTTTCGTCGCTAATCAATAAATCGCGAGAAGGAAGTTCGAGTTGGTATTTTGATTTTCCTTTTTCATCTCTTGGAGCACGTATCATCGCATTGGAAGTTAATTCTTCAATCACTTGGTTTATAATCTTCGGCGCACCTTTTTCGATTAAAAATTTGCCTATTCTGTTCGATAAAAATTCTCTTTCTTTGTCTGACTTTATGGTTTTAAATACGACTCCCTTTGGAACGGGAGTTTCAAATTTGCCATTTGTATTTTTATCATTTACAACCAAGTCTTTATCGAAGTATTTTTCTACACCAAAAATATCATTTGTTAATAGTTTATAAACCATTACAGAAATAAATCTTAGATCTAAAAAAGAATATTTGGGGATAATATTCCATACCCCATAATCCTTAGCAAATTTTATATACTCATTGATATTATAAGCAGTAATGAGTGTATATAAAACTTCAGGATTATTTTCTTTTACATATCGAATTAGGTCTAATCCTGATTTGCCCGGCATTTTTATGTCGGTAATTAAAAGATCAATTTTTTCTGAATTTAAAATTTCTACCGCCTCTTTATAATTTTTAGCGTCAAATACAGAGTATTCAAGGGCCAAAACGTCCTTGATTGCAGTTCGGATGGAATGGATGTCTTCTACGATTAATATTGTTTTCATAGTCTTGTCTGTGATTTTATTGTTGGTAAAGAAATGGAAAATTTAGTTCTGTCGTCTGTGGATTTAACGTTGATTTTCCCGTTGTGATCTTTTACGATTGAATGGCAAATCGATAATCCTAAACCTGTTCCCGAACCTTCTTTCCTATTCGAAAAAAATGGATCAAAAATTTTATCGACTACATTTTCAGGAATTCCGCCGGCATTGTCTTCAATTGTTACAACTGTAGAATTCTTTTTTTTCTTAACGTCTACTCGGATGTAACCCCTCGTGTAGTCGAATGCTTGAAGAGAATTTCTAAATAAATTTAAAAATAATCTTTCAATTTTGAATGGATTAAAATAAAAAATATACTCATCGTCTGCATTAATATCCCAAGTTACATTTTTAGAAAGATCAGGATAAAGTCTTTGGACTGTTTCTTTTGCTTTATAAATGACTTCCAAAATATCCGCCAACGTGTATTTAGAACGTTCTGGTTTTGCAAAACTGATTATATCAGAAACAATTAAGGCGGCTCTTGCTAAATCTTTTTGGATTAGGTCTAATCTATTTAGAATGACATCAGGGGCAAAATGATTTAAGTTATTTACTAGATTTTGTACAGTGAGGCTAATGCCTGTTAGTGGATTATTAATTTCATGTGCCACTCCTGAAATCATAATTCCTAAAGAAGCGAGATTTCGCATTCTTAGATTTTCCTCTTCTTTCTCTTTTATTCTTGTGATATTGCTAATCTTTTCTACGAAAGAATGAATTTTTCCTTCTTTATCAATGAGTGGAAAAAAAGTTAGGTTTAAGTTTTGATTTTTTCCTTCAAATTTAAATAGAACTTCCCGTTTTAACTCTGGAATTGGAAAGGAACTAGTATCAAACACATCAGAAAAATCAGAGTTATCCATTTTATGGGATACGAATGGACAGTAGGGGCAGATATTTTCTCTTCCATACAACTTTGTATAACATTTTTTTCCAATAATATCTTTGTATGCCTCTTCGTCCGAAAAACTGAGTGTCACGTGATTCACTCTTTTTATGTCAAAATTTTGATTGATAAGAATTAATGGCTCGGTGATTCCATCAATAATAGCTTGGAGTTCTTTGATTTTCTCTTCTGCTAGAGAGTTAAAGGTTAATTGAATTCCAAGATTCGAGTTTTGTTGTGACATACTTCTAATCTTTATTTGCGTTTTAGATTTTCAACGAATTAATTTAGTTTTTTATAGCCATTTATTGCTATAAATAGAATACTGAATTTCTTACTTTATTTTAAAGGATTTTTGTTATGGAAAAAATAATATTAAAAAATAAATTTAAAAGGTTATTTCTCTATTTTTTACTCTCTTTTTTTGTGTTATTTTTTCTACGTTTAATTTGGGGTTACATTCAATATCCGAATGAAAGCATAGGAAATACTTCTAATTCAAATTATTATCAACAGCAAAATTCTAACTCTAACAGTATCGAATCCTCTCGAAAAAATTATGCAAGCGAGAAAAAGTTTTCCAAAGATACTCAATCTGTTCCCGCTTCTAATTCAAAATTTGATCAGAAATATGAAAAAGTAGGCTCACTTTCCGCCAGCACAAATGAATTTGATAAAGAAGAAAAAACTCTAAGGGAAGTAATTAAAAATTTTAAAGCCTTAATTCAATCAGAATCCAATACAGGATTAGAAGGGAAAAGATATTTGCACCTTGGAATTGGGGTAAATCCGGATAAGTTTGATGAAATGATTTCCGAAATAAAAAAAATTGGAAAACTCGAATCAATCCAAATTTTCAAAACTGATAAAACAAATGAATACAGTAATTTAAACGCTCAAAGAGAATCCTTAGAAAAAACTAGATCAGCGTTAATTTCCTTTAAAGGAAAAGGCGGAAAGATAGACGAACTTATAAACCTTGAAAATAAAATATTGGAAGTAGAAGAGTCGATCCAAAAATTAGGTGTGAAACTAGGAGAGTTCGATCAAGAAAATGAATTCTGTACGGTTCTATTTACACTTTCCGAAACAGGAAACGCGAATAAATCTTGGATTAAAGGATTTTTACATAGACTCAAAGTAGCTTTTGAATGGACGGTAAAATACTATTTGCTTACCTCCTTTTTATTTTTATTTGCCTCTATCGGAATTCTAATATCAATAATCATTCTAGAGAAATTAAAAATATTTCAAAGTATTATTTCTCAATTTTCAAATGAGAAATAATATATGTTTGTAAATATTCGACATCAATTGATGGAAATATCCGACGAGATAGGGATAATTGGTGTTATCTTTATCTTAATATCATATGTATTACTCCAATCTGGAAAAATTGATTCTAAATCTGTCAGGTATTCATTTATCAATTTAATTGGAGCAGTTTTAATTTTATTTTCATTGTTTTATAGCTGGAATTTGGCTTCAGTGATAATTGAAATTTTCTGGATTCTCATTAGTTTGTATGGAATTATAAAAAATTTCCATACAAAACGAAGAAGAAGGATAAAGTCATAGTTTAGTTTTCTTCCTCCTGTTGTGTTGGAATCGGATGTTTAGTTTTAGTTTCTCCTTGATTACCAAACATTTTTTCGTTAATGTTTATGTAAGCGGGTAATCCATCTTTGCCAACTGGTATAACTATAATTTTTGAGTTAGGGCTTTCGAATGCTTTGTAATGACTTTCAATAGCCTTTAGTTTTAAATAACTTGGAGTCAAATGATTGTTAATCAACTTTTGAGCTTTTGATCTTGCAGTAGCTCGGATTATATCTGATTCAGCTTCTGTTTTTACTTTTATTTTGGCAATTTGGTCTTCTTTTTCTGCTCTAATGATTTCGACTTCTGATTCTGTTTTTGCTTTCATTTTTGCAATTTCTTCATTTCGTTGTGCAATTTTCATATCGTAATGCATAGTCTCCAATTCCTGTTGTCTTGCAATTTTGTCTTCGATTGCCTGGAGAATTTTTGGACTAAGGTTTATATCATCAATATTTACGTCGGAGACTTCCAAAAACTTATTTGCAAGTTTACGTGATACCAAATCTTTGATTTCATCTTCTATCGTCTGTGATTTTTTTGAAATCATAATCATCTGATAACCAGTCATAATATTTCTAATTGCAGTTCTAAATTCTGCTTTTACAATACTTTTGTAGTAATCAGTTCCTATATTCAAATGGACGTCCATTATTTTATCTTTCATTGGGCGCATAATGATAGATGCCACAACATCAATATGTAAATCATCTTGTGTTATTACGTCTACCTTTTCGATATGATTTTCCCATCGTGTAGAATAGCGAATTAGAATCTCGGAAGGACCTACCCAAACACTGCCTGATTTAACGATAGTAGTTTGAGAGGGACCGGAAAGAATTCCAACTTCTTCACTTCTAATATAACTGACGCAATTGGTGAAAGTTAAGTTCGCTCCTATTAAAAGGATAATATATAGTATTCTCATTTATTTTCTCCTAGAAATTTTTAATGAATAATGGTATGTTTTTTCTACTTTTTAGGATAACGATATATTAATCCACATTTAATAGAATATTTGAATTATAACAAAAAAATTGCTCTACTTGCAATAGGTATTATAAGCAATCAGGGAAACTACCCAAATGAAACATTCATTTTAGAGAATAATACCTATGAATAAATAGCGCGTTGTTTTGATTTACTTCCAGAGATTCTGAAAAATTTAATTTTTTGTGAAGTAATAAAGAATTTTTACCAAGCTCCCGGCGGTTTTGTGGTTATATCGCCTGTTTCTACAAACCCTGCTTCTTCTGGAGTAACTGTCAAAATAGAAAATCCTTTTTCTAAGGTAGTTCTCTTTTGAAGCATAGCAACCGAAGAAATATAGGCTCGAAATTTCATCCAGAGTTTTAGATTGTCTATTGGTTGTAGGTTGTAATGAAAAGGGTAGGTATCTGGATACTTTTCACCTTCTGGATAACCAAGAGTAGACTTTGTTCCAGAGGTCATCGTTCTAATAACTAAACTTTTGGAATCACTAGGTATACTTTTTACGCTGTTTCTGAAATTTTCCGGATAACGAAAATATTCCTCTGCATTGGACATATAGAGTATACGAATAGGGCAATTCATTTTATTTGCGGCTGATGCAATGGACATCATGGACTTTGTTCCCATTAAGTCTCCGTTGAGTGCTTGTAATTTCCCTTCTAATGCCATCGTATGTACATAAGAATATTCTTCCGAATTATTGGAAAATGTAATTAATCCAAATTTTTTATTCATGTATTCGATTTCGTTTAAACGTTCGGTTACACCTGAATAGTTTTGATGTGCAGTTTCCCAGGCTTGTTTGATTATTTCGTAATCTGATTCATTTTCGAATTTTTGTTTTACTAATTCGAAAGATTCCTTTTTATTTTTTCTAAGCCAAAGTTTTTTAAATTCTTCATAATTGGGAGCTAATTGTAAAAAGTGAATATGAATTTTATTTACTCGAACGATAACTGGATCGAAATCCATAAGCCAAGCATACTCTGACTTTGCCTTCGCAATAAAACTGAGATTCTGATCTGTTCCAACACCAATATAACATCCTCGAATCCCATCAATATGTTTCATAAAAAAATCAATCCGGCGTTCATTCGAAGTAGGATAATGTTCTGCGTATAATCCTCGTTTGACCGGAAGTTCGTCCTGTTCTTTAATTAGAAAAAATTCCTTTCTAGATTTTTCATTATCATTGTTTTTAAGATTTCCATTGCAGTTTAAAAATAGGAATAAAATAATTAGTATTAGCTTCAATCAAAAACTCCGAGTATTTATTATATACTGATTCTATTGAATCAGTATATACCATTTCGACTTATTTGAGGTTGATAGACGCAATTCTTTTTGAGAAATGGTATAAACGTCAGACTTTTCAAAATAGATAAAAAGTCATTCAGTATATTTTATTTAGATCGCACAAAAAAATGTGAAATATTATTTCTTCCAGTTGGACGTTTATCTATTTCGATTCCAGATATAGTTTTAATCATATCTAGTAATTTTTTATGACCGTAGTTTCTTGGGTCAAAGTCGGGTTGTTTTTTTAGAATGAGATTTCCGAGAACACCTAAAAATACCCAACCATCTTCTTCGGCGATGTCGTTTATGCTGTCAGAAATTAATTGGATTAGATCGTTGTCGATTTTAGAAACGGAAGTAAGCGGAGCTTCTTTTTTTATAGCCGTTTTGGTTGTTGTTTTAACTTGGGTTTGGTATTTACTTTCTTTATGTAAAATTTCAATATAAATAAATTTATTACAAGAAGCAATAAATGGAGACGGAGTTTTCTTTTCTCCAATTCCGATTACTTTCATTCCGGCTTCTCTAAGTCGTGTGGCTAATCTAGTGAAATCACTATCGCTAGACACAATACAAAATCCATCAACACCACCTGTATATAAAATATCCATTGCATCAATTATAAGTGCAGAGTCACTTGAGTTTTTTCCAGTTGTGTAACTGTATTGTTGAATAGGGGTAATTGCATTTTCTAAAAGAACAGTTTTCCAACCGGAGAGAGTAGGTTTTGTCCAATCTCCGTAAATTCTTTTGAATGTGGGTGTGCCATATTTGGCAACTTCTTCTAACATACCCTTTATATTTGAATACGGTACATTATCCGCATCAATTAGAACGGCTAGTTTTAGTTCTCTCGGGCTTTCCATATCTTTAGTATATTGCATGTTTAACATTGGGTTTAACAAGTTATTGTGAAGCAAGGAAAAAACTTACTAAACTAGCATTAATTATTGAGTATATATTTATTGACTTATTTACTTTCCTGACAATTCGTAGAAGTATGATTCGATTTAGTTTAATTTTGGCTCTATTTGCTTTTTTTTCTAGTTTGGCTACGCAAGAGCGAATTATTTTAGATCATACTACTAGTAAGTTGGATATTGGAAAATCTCTATTTTACTACGAAGATAAAACGGATAAAGTAAGTTTTGAACAAGTGAAAAGTTTTAGTTTTCAGGACAACTTTATACCCAATAACTCTGAATCAGTAAACTTTGGTTATAGTCCACATGCCTACTGGTTTAGATTTGATATCGAAAATTTTGACCGTCAGGCGAAAGAGTGGTTTTTAGAAATCGCTTATGCAAATTTGGATACTGTTGAGGTGTATAGTTTTGTAAATGACGGATGGATAAAAAAAGAATATGGAGACACATTCCCTTTTTCTCAACGGGAAATTTTTAGCAGATTTTTCGTTTTGCCCATAGACCTTTTGCCAGATAAAAATTATCGTTTTTTTATTAAGGTGAAAACTTCAACTGTAGTAATTGTTCCCCTCGCAATTCATCGCACAAGTTCTTATATTGAATCAAGTTCCAAACTAGAAAATTGGTATGCTTTATTTTATGGGGCTATGGCAGTAATGATTTTATATAACGGATTTATTTACATTGCTTTCAAAAGTAAAAGTTATCTTTTGTATTGTTTAGCAACTTTATTTACTCTTTTATTTTATATTTCCTTTAATGGACATGGATTTCAATATCTTTGGCCCAAAAGTGTTTGGTGGCAAAATCATTGTGTTCCTATATTTACCGCATTGGCTTGGTTTTTTATGATTTATTTTGCGAGTAGATTTTTGGAGCTTAAGAAAAATTTTATTATTATTTATAGAATTTCTTTGGTTTTAAGGATTTTATTTTTTATTGGATTTTCTATTCTTTTTATTTCCGTAAGTTACTCAGTAGCAATTCAAAATATTTTAGCAATTTGTTCTGCTCTATTTATTTTCTTTTCTGGGATAATTAGTTTTTGGAAAGGAAATCGTTCTGCCAGATATTTTATAGTGGCTTGGTTTACTTTTTTAATGGGGGTAATTCTGTTTACCTTGTATATAATCAATTTTATAGAGTCTAATTTTTTTACTGTGCACACAATTCAAATTGGTTCTTTGCTAGAATTAATTTTGTTATCATTTGCATTAGCCGATCGATACCAAATAATCCAAGAGGACAGTAATAGGGTTCAAAAAGAATTATTAGAAACAGAACGAAAGGTAAATGAAACCTTAGAAATGAAAGTAAATGAACGAACTACAGAATTAAATGAGAGCCTCCGAATTATAAAAAATGATCTTGTGATGGCACAGAAAATTCAGTCGGTTACTCTTACCGGAAATTTAAATCAAGATGAAAAGTTAGAAATAGTAGTTCGCTATATGGCTATGAGTGAAGTAGGAGGGGATTATTATTGTGTAGATAAACTTGATGATAATGTGACACGAATTTTTCTTGCAGATGCAACTGGACATGGTGTACAAGCTGCTCTTATCATGATGGCAATTCAAGGAATCTACGATAGCCTTAAAAAATATGCACTTCCAGTAAATGAAATTATGGATATATTTAATAATGAATATGTCCGTCGATATGGTTTATTAAACAGTTTTTTGACTTGTGTGATTGTGGATATCGATACAGTAAATAATAAACTGGTATACTGTTCGGCTGGGCATCCAGCGGGAATAATCATTCGAGAGAACAATGAAATTCAGCTTATGAAAAATACTGGTGGGTTAATCGGTATTACTCGGAAGGATGGCTATGGAATTATGGAGTATTCATTCACTCAATTAGATAGACTTTTTATTTTCACGGATGGTATTTTCGAACAATTCTTAGGAGAAGAAGAATTCGGGGAAGAACGATTGTATAAAATATTAATCAAAAATGAAAGAGTAAATATTTCAAACTTACTTGATCAAGTAATCTCTGATTTGGAAGTATTTTTAGGGGATACGGGCAAACAAGATGATATCACTCTAATTGGGATTGGATACAAAGTAGATGTATAAAATAATTTTGTTTTTATTTATACCTTTTATTTCAATTTATTTAGAGGAAATAAATTTAGAGTTTCCTGCCGCGACAAAACTTAGAAGGGAAGAATACAAACTTGAAATGCAAAATACAATTTATTCGGAAATTTTAGCCTATTCAAAAAAAATGGACGAACGTTTGGTGAAAAAATCATTCGAATACATGCAAATTCTAAATTATTTGGAAGAGGATGGATATCAATTTCTAAAAATGATTTTGACAGAATATCCTACGAAATCAGAAAATTTTTATTCCGCTGCTCTTGAAGCCAGTTATACATTATATGAAACCGGATTTGAAGAAGAAATGGAAAATATACTAAGTTTAACAACGAATCTAAAACATTTTGCTATTGTTTCCAATTTTATCCTTAGAAAAAATCCAAATGAAAAAGGAAACCATTTAAAATTATTACAAACAAAGTTTAAAAATTCCGAAAAGAATCCGATGGTAAAAATATTAAGCCAATACTTAAATTCTCCCCCAGTGGAACATCTATCCAAACGTCCACCGATAAAGGATTTATTTTCTCATAATTTTGGAGAAGGTCGTTTTATCTTGTTTAGTCTACAAAGGTTAAATCGAGATTATCCGGGACTGCTGATAATAAAAAATTCAGATGGTAAATTTATTCGTAGAGAAGATGGGTCTATTTTTTCGATTTCCCAACTAGCTAGATCCATTTCTGACTTACCTTCCTATGTGGTAAATGGAAATACTCCACAGGGAATTTTTTCGATTCAAAAAATTAAAACTGTTAAATCAGATGTGATCGGTCCCACTCCAGCGGTTATCACTGCTTTGCCGTTCGAAGTCTCACCTGATATATTTTTTCATACATCT
This sequence is a window from Leptospiraceae bacterium. Protein-coding genes within it:
- a CDS encoding SpoIIE family protein phosphatase, with translation MGLTSYCEARKKLTKLALIIEYIFIDLFTFLTIRRSMIRFSLILALFAFFSSLATQERIILDHTTSKLDIGKSLFYYEDKTDKVSFEQVKSFSFQDNFIPNNSESVNFGYSPHAYWFRFDIENFDRQAKEWFLEIAYANLDTVEVYSFVNDGWIKKEYGDTFPFSQREIFSRFFVLPIDLLPDKNYRFFIKVKTSTVVIVPLAIHRTSSYIESSSKLENWYALFYGAMAVMILYNGFIYIAFKSKSYLLYCLATLFTLLFYISFNGHGFQYLWPKSVWWQNHCVPIFTALAWFFMIYFASRFLELKKNFIIIYRISLVLRILFFIGFSILFISVSYSVAIQNILAICSALFIFFSGIISFWKGNRSARYFIVAWFTFLMGVILFTLYIINFIESNFFTVHTIQIGSLLELILLSFALADRYQIIQEDSNRVQKELLETERKVNETLEMKVNERTTELNESLRIIKNDLVMAQKIQSVTLTGNLNQDEKLEIVVRYMAMSEVGGDYYCVDKLDDNVTRIFLADATGHGVQAALIMMAIQGIYDSLKKYALPVNEIMDIFNNEYVRRYGLLNSFLTCVIVDIDTVNNKLVYCSAGHPAGIIIRENNEIQLMKNTGGLIGITRKDGYGIMEYSFTQLDRLFIFTDGIFEQFLGEEEFGEERLYKILIKNERVNISNLLDQVISDLEVFLGDTGKQDDITLIGIGYKVDV